In the genome of Haliaeetus albicilla chromosome W, bHalAlb1.1, whole genome shotgun sequence, the window GATATCTTATTTCTTTGCTCTAAGCAGCAGAGCACAGTGATGATGATATGCAAAGGCAGTTTTTctgcatcccagctgagccCAGGAGAGTGCTGTGGAGTGAGTGAGAGGAGGATCACTGGGCTGAAACACGGCTAATTAAGAAATAACCGATCACAgaaagttctttttaaaaagtgcttactcctttctctgttcaggCAAGGAATGAGGTTGAAGAAAAGCCTCTGTAGTGAAAAGAAAGTGATTTATGGTTTGAACCCTTTAAAAAGTACAGACTGCCCTTTGTTTGTagtagtttatttttaacaaatgaaCTTGGCACAACGTAAGAAAGGCTGTATAAATGCCAGTACGTTCTGGCATAAATCTGACCGATTGCAGGTAGTGTTCCTTGCCTGTACCAGCTCTCAGAACTGACAGGAGGCAAGCAGTGAGCACACATTCATGAACACCTGTGGGGGGGGAAATGTGGTTTAAGCAAGTGAAAACCGCTTTAAGCAAGTGGTTTGGAGCAAAGAGGCAGCCCCTAGGAAGCAAACAGATTTGGAAATGTTGTGTCTGAGCAGTTAAAATATGCTAGAGTGAGAAATAGTTCTTTAATGGGAAGTGTTGGACAACGTTTACTCATGTGCATTTATGCAGCCTTGCCTACAATGCAACATATGCTGCAATATTGTACAAGCTAATTAATCTTATACCTGTGCAATAACACTGTAGAGAGTGGAAGAGAGCTATTTATCAGAATCAACATGCAAATGCTTTCCAATGTAAAGCTCTGGAGAGCTGAACAAGCAGAGAGGGGTGCTTGTAAGTAGCCAGGTCTTTTAGAATCAGATTGATTGCTCAAGctctttttctattattttaaaaataatttccatgtgCGTTTCCTTTAGCAGTTTCCTCAAGTGTCGGACAATAAACCGGAGTCAAAAAGCAGTGTCTGGAGCTGCGGTCCTGTTGTGAGGACaatgaaggaaacagaagagcagctgctgctggtgagCAGAGAAAACCAAGTGCTGAAGATCAAGGtgtgtttgggttgttttttaagGTTTCAGGTGAATACGTGTGCCTTGCAGTCCAGTTAGAGTTGGGTCCCAGCGGCTGCAGCACAGTGCCTCCTGCGCCGGAGCCTTCCCTTTGAGGAAGGGGCAGACTCTGCTTCGCTTTCCCGGCTGCTGCAAACTTTCTTTCCAGCAGGCAATTAAATTCATGTCAAAATCTGCTTCTGGGGACACTTCCCATTTGTGGCTAGTGAGACAGCACAGTCAGTTCTGTTGGTAGTTGACAGCAGATGTATTTACAAGCGGTTGGAAGCATCTCTCCTTTTAAGCTGTCATCCTTTGTTTGTCATGGGGGGATGGCTCAATACTGAATAAATCTGCATTTATTTGGCAACTAAACAGCCTGTCAGATACTGCCCACAGGTGTTTAGgattccttcctttttttttttttgacaaggGTAAATACTGAAATTTGATCTTGTATAGAGGGCTTATTTTTCAGCATGTGATTATAACATCACAGTATATATGTATCGCACAATTACTCTCTCTAGCTGGAAGCCACGAGAGAAGCAGGTGTACAGGCTCTCAGATCTGCCTCCCAGAAACTGTATGAGAATTACCAGACTCGGTcggaagaactgaaaaaaagccatgagaaggagaagcagcaaatacaGGTACAAATCTCCCCCCTGTGTGGGCATGACCATCCTGTTCACTGTCAAAGTATTTACATGGGCTCTGGCTCTCTGTGCTGCAAACTTTGACCTAGGAGCTACTGAGTCTCTTCTGCTAGCACAGTGGGGAAGTTaaataggaaaattaaaaagaaaaattattttggttttattcctgATTCTTGGAATTGCATCGGTACACTTAGCTCAAAATTCCTCGAGCCCCATCCCTGTCCATCCGCTGTGCTCGCGCCAACATTAATGCCCTTCTTGGTCCCAGACCTACCATCTCcaacaagaagaaaagcttcagCAAAGCTCCAAAACCACCAGCCGCCTTGCTGAAGGCATCAGGGAAAAATGTACCTGCATCGCAGAGATGGAGAAGCAAGTGCAAAGGATGGAGGAGGTATGTCCGCTGGCTTcttgtgtctgtctgtcctggcaCCGGCAGTCCTGCCCTGGCAGTGCCAGTGCTTGGAAAGAGGAGTTAATAGCATATTAGCTGTTGGAATTGGGACTAAAAAGATTTCTGCCATATTACACTGAATTGAGGACCTTTAGCTGTaactataaataaaatgtacaaTTTGAGCTCCCTCTTAGTTATTTAGCACTTGCTTAAAAACTGTAGAGCATCAGAGAGAAGTCTTAATTTGTAGCTATTAATGATTTCTACTCCTGAATAGTTACTCTTTCACCTTGCCCCATCGGTGTACTTCTagcatttgaaatgaaaatgtagcCATCCTAGCACTAAAAACTGCTCCTTATAACCCTCAGAACACACCACTGTAAGCACCCAAAATTCTGGGCAGGCAAATGAGTGCTGTAGCCACCTGATGGCTGCTGGCACAGAAACCTGCAGAaaatttcttctcctgtatTGTGAATTTTCTTTGGTGGTGTTAATGGTGTTGGAAGAAGTGATGGCACTGTGCATCGTTTTTCTGATGTACACACGCGGTAGTGGTGGGAATTACTCCTATAGAAGTGCCATTCTAAAACTAATTTTTCCTGTCCTGGGATTACTGTAACGATGGGGTCAATGGATGTATGTCCGTCCCCATCGCATGCAGGTGATCTTTCTGATACCAGGAGTTTTGTTACcagttttgtttacatttttcccTGTGTGGACAAGGTTTTGAGAGGTGGACGTAGCAGTAACGCAGTATCCCCTGGCCGCTCAGCATGGACTCTCACAAGACCTAAGGATTTTGCTAATTAAGTAGAGAACTGCTATTTTAAGAGAGTTCGGACTTTTCTCATGGTAAATCGGTACAGTCATCCCCTATGGATTCGATTCAGAGAGGTCCGACTGATTTGTGTCTCCAGCTGATGTTGAAGGAGGCTGATGTACGTGGTTATTGGTGAATTCTGCCTGTTTTCAGACACCGAGTAGAATCGTTGAATGTACAGCCAAACTTCTCTTGCTAATCAAACGGCAGGATATATAATATAGGTTTTATATAACTTGAATTGTTTccttaggaaaagaaaactctgatagagaagaaaatgtcaCTTGAAAAGATGCTTCAACAGATGATGTCAAGGAATGAAGATGCCAAACGGTGATTAAATGCATGTGatagtgtttttctttctttctggggGATTATTTCATGTAGAGTGCCAGACAATCACTTGCTCCGGTTCCTTCTGGTAGTAAAATTATTCATGATGAAAGCAACTGGTTCAAAACCCAATTTACCGTGATTGCTGGAAGAAACCAAAACAGATGTTGATGTCCTACAGCTCTTGGATATTGATTCTACTGGAATTCCTAGCACTTTTCCTTCCACTTTGCATGCATTAGTTGTTTCCCTTTCCTGATTCTCGCTTGAAGTCGATGTTGCTTTGGTGACATTGTGCATGCGGTAGGTGAGGCGATAACCTtcattatttatgtatttacttATCAACAGCTAGTAAGGGTGGTCCTACCAGGCAAAATATGTCTCAAACTATGGTTTGATTTCTTCGGCTCAGTAAAGAAGCCTTTAGATGTATAGTTCTGTATAAATTACAGCCAGGCGTCCTCAGGAACATCCTTGCTAACAAGCTCTTGAGCCGACCCTGAGGTGGGAAAGCAGCTGGCTGGGTCAGCGATCCCTGGGGATTGAAGCTGGGGTGCTCTGCTCTCGCCCACAGGTGCCTGGATCTCCAGCGGCAGATTTCCACCCTGCGGGAGCAGATCTGCCACCTGCAGTGGGTGATCCAGGCGCAGCAGCGCAGCCTGCGCAGCGTGATACAGGAGGTCAGGCTGGTGCGGGCGTCCCACTGGGCAGGTCTTCAGTGGTCGGGAAAAGAAACGGGAGACACTGGGATGGGGGCTCCTGCCTTAAGCGTATGTGCTGGGGATGAGCAGCTCGCTTGTCACGCTGTGCCCTGTTTTGCACACCCCACGTTCAGGCATCCACACGCATTTCGTTAAGATGGAAAAATCCCTAAAAATGGGGTTATTGTGCCAGAGTCAGCAATTTCAGGCAGACCCCCAAGTTATCCTAGAATGTTCCCAGGGGGAACCTGGCTCCATGCTCCTGAGGGGGACCTGTCTGACCAGGGGATCCTTGGCCAGAGGCACCTGCCCTGCAGCTTGTTTCACATGAAGTTGCTAAAGCTGCTCCCATGAGCAAAGTGAACAGGCTGGCATCCTAGAAAGGCTGCAACAAAATTCAAAGCGATCAGCCTGCTTCCCAAAGTCACGCTACAACGTGAGCTGTTTTACTTACTGACTGCTGTTGTATGTGTGAACTCTGGCTGTACTCCCCTTGCCTCACAGAACACGGGCTTGCTTTTTCCCATCCAGCTAAGGTGAGGCCCTGTGCTAATTAGCTTTTGTAATCAAGTTTCTGTACATATGCCAACGAGAAGTATACTTGTTATCCCAAGGAAAATGTGACACTGTGTGTTGAGAAATTGTTTTATATATTGGTCAATCAATTAGTTTGAGTTTTTCTATGGTAAAAGACTAGGGACTTGAACAGTCTGCAATTCCCCTGGTACAGTGAGACATTtaactgtggttttgtttgacagagagatatttttaatgtattcagGTTTCAAATCTCTTACAAACTTTATTTCCTAACTCTCAGGCAGAGGAACTGAACAATGAACTCAGAAGCcaagataaaaaaatagaagaccTGACAGAGAAGCTGTCTGCACTGGAAGCACAGGTAAGGtcacaaagtaaaaatatattgGAGGGAGAGAGCAAAAGAAGTAGCTTGCTATGGTCTGGGGGCCATTCACACTGCTGGGCTTGCATCAGTACGACACTGTCAGGGTGGTATCTCTTTGCACTGCATCTTTCACttggttaaaaaacaaaaaatcccccccACACCTttctggaggagcagcaggtcCTAGCTGGCATCCAGGCTTGTCTCATCTGCTACATTATGCTGAGagggatttattttattttttccttgcagaacaAAGAACTGAAAGACAGAGTGGAGTTCTGGTCTGGCCAGCCCAAGGCTAAAgtttcaaaagctgtctggacagaGTAAGTACCTTGGGAGGTACCGTGGGGCAAGGGAATGGCTGAGCTTGGGGCTCTTGCAGGCTACCTCTGGTGTCCCCACAGGGTTTTTGAGCGAGCTGACTCAGGCCTTGCTGGGAGCAACCGAACTTCATCCTGCAGAGATCATCCTCTctataaaagagagaaaaatgcaagcTCTGCTACAAACTTAGTAGCTGATGGTGTGACTGTGGTACCCTGAGTCCTGACTCCCCCACAGCTCAAATGGGGCATGCTCAGGACAGCAACCAAGTGCATCTGCAGAAGCTCGTACATCTGTTCAAGATTAAACAGGAGCCTTTCTTGGGGGATACAGTCCTTTGCTGTAATAGATCTGGACGCAGGTTTCTCTCTCAGCAGGACAGGTGTGTAAGTAAGTCAGCTCCTCCATATTCAGGGCCATAGTTATAAACCTCTGATTTATTTCATATGTGGTTGTGGTGGGTTTAAAGCCTGGCTTGGGCAGGTGAGGGTGTCTGAGTGATCTCTACCTTCTTGTGCTTCATTCTGTAGCACCCCGCGAGATTATGCATCCCCTTACCTGATGCTCACCAGGCTAAGGAAGCAAGAGAGCTAAAGGAACGACTGGATGTTTGTCTCCTACTGTTGCCAGAAGGACTCTTCCTGCGTGTTGCGACCTGTAACTCCTATGGCCTCTTTGTTACTCCAAAACACCTTCGGCACATGCTGCCTCTCTACAAAAGGTGGTGCAGAAGCAGTGCTGAAGAGCTGCATTTGGAAGAATAAACCTGGAAACAAGGCGAGAGCTGATGAGGGGTGGTGAGCTCATGAATGCCTGCGCAGTCCAGACAGCAAAGACAGCCCTGGCCATGCCTGGGGGGGGTGCTGCACTGCCAGACAAGCTCTGCAACTGCCCTCAGTTTAGGTAAGATTATAAAATAAACCTTTGGCTACCTGGTATGTTGTTACAGTTGCCGCTTTCCTGACTGCTGTTGTAGGATGGACAGAGCACAGGGTGGAGGTGGAGCAGTGGCCCTGCCCTTTCAGGGGGACTCAGCTCTCCTCTGGCGTTGGACCCTGGGGGGGCACAGCTTGTTTTAGGCATAGTAACAGCATGATGTCATGGTGTCCTTGGGCAAGGAATGAGCAGATCCCTTTCTGGGTTACAGTGGcttctgctttcctgaaaaCTTTACATGGCAAAAAGTTTTCTGCCCAAGTCAGCAGGAGTGTGAAGTTCTTCCTTCTTGAGTCCTTCCTCCAGCTGAAATCCCTTTTGGAGGGGAAAGCAGCTGCAGTGGCCAGCAATCCCCTGTCCAAGAGATGTGGCACACCTTGGGAGCTAAACAGTGGCTTTGCACTCTCACATTTACCTCTGCACTGTGGGACAGGGGGAGCCCAAGAACTGCTGTGTGTCCCTTAATCCCTCATGTGCAGACAGAgcagcatttggaaaaaaaaaataaaggaaggtGTTGATCTGTAAATATGGCTAAAGGTACTAAGTTTcagtttgttccttttcttaCCTAACTTTAGATAACATTATTCACAGATGGTTTCACTCCAGGATTAACTCTGTTAAGATGCAAATAACAGCTTGGCATTTGCTTAATACCAGGGTGAGGCAGGTTGTATGTTTCTGCAGGTGCTGCAGTACACAGCTTGCCAGGTTATACTTACAGTAACCATTTAAGAGGGTGAGCTTTGTGAACTGTACCATTTCCCTGTCAAGTGAGGGCAAGGAGGTGATGTTCAGTCCCTTCCCATCCCTCTCTCTTAGGAGAAACTGAGCTCAACTTGAAGTCAGGGTACCAATGCTGAGCTGCCACAAGGCAGGCTGGGTGCTGACTGTGGTGAGGTTTGCAAAGAGACCCTGAGCAACCCTCAGCCAGCCCAAAACACCCtgcctctctttccctggtcctCCACTTGTTTTCCTAAGCTGACACAATTGCTAATGCTGTGTAACTAGGCTGTACCTCTCAGGGAAAAGCCTCTACTTCCCCCTAAAACAGCTGAGAcactacatttaaaaatgtacttttattctgaaaataacaGTGCAGAAACTGAGTCACAGGATACATTCCTCAGCTGTATTACACAAACCCAGTCACCAGTGAATCAGTTGACAGTATGTTTTGAAGCCACGGGTACTTTGGTACAAGAGTGACATCAACATTGGTAAGCAAGCGCCACAATTCAATCAAGGGGTAtctataataaaaaatactatttGTGTTCAAGATAGTTTCAATCACACGCATAGCACAGATCTGTTGAAGACAAACATAAAACATGCTTACAGTAGCATAACAGAAGGAAATGCTTAAAAGGTAATTGATACAGGATGCTTAGTGTTTATCTGGAAGGTGAAAGATACcttaacaaaaccaaagaagaaCCATTTAACTTCCATAAGTAAGTTGAGTAAGACACAACAGGCTGCTGCTAATACACGGTTTGTCCATTAAGCCCTACTGCACAATGAGGATGGACAACTTTAGGGTCTACTTTCTAAAGTTATGTTTTAACTAGGTAACTGTATGGAACAAAAGCACATAGCAAAGAATCATTTCCTCTGTTGCCTTTAACTAGTTagatagaaataataataataaattagaaACAGATCTGCCCAGCATCAAAGAGCATAGTGCCAAGTGAACAAcatcctctggaaaaaaaaaacccacaacaaacaaTAAAACTTATTCTATATGGGGGTGTGGCttatttggggagggagggaatttATGTTTAAAGTAGAAGAATTattaagagaggaaagaagctgtgaaaatttggctttttctttaaaggtaCCTCAAGCCAGGTCTCCTAGCACTCAGGTAAAAAACTATTCATTTTTACAGCTTACATCAGTtacaacactttttttctccttttctttataAGTAAGATCAGAGCATGGTCTGAAACTGCTAGTGTTCACACCTATATAAAAATAGGAGTCACTTGAGGTTATTTTTACacttgctacttttttttcagttctactGCCAagaatacaaattttaaaataacagctccagatttattttttttttacgtttAGGCTGAAAACATTAGTTATATCCATGGATTGAAATAGTTCTAGGCAATAAAACCTCTTACCTTGAAATAGTCCCAAAGAGTTGGTATGGAGCAGGTATCACAATCACATCTTACACAACTTTTAAGAAAGTTTCTTACATGATCCAATCCTCTAAAATGTAAACATATGTATGACAACCCTTTACACATTCAGAATGTTAAATAAGATGTAGCCTTCAGAAAACAGTTAGTTAAGGCAattggtttttaaaaagttaccaAGACAGCAAGGAAATGGCAGCTGCTCTCAGATGTCTTTTGCTACATCATACTTAACTGTCAGTCTCAGCTGTGCAAGCAGTCAGCAAATTGCCTGTTCTTGCCTTatgttttctcttgtttttaaaaaaaaaaaaagcatgtttcagGCACCCaaacacccttttttttttttttttttaaagtaagtgaAACAAATACCTTTCTTCTTGCAAATGTCTGTAAAAAgccacagaaggcaaaggctaTAGAAAAGACAAGAGTTACTTAAGCCCCTGCTACTGGTTTTCTTTAGTACCATTACTTCTCATAGCAGGCAGGTGCTGAGCTGGACACCAGGCTGAAGACTTGGCTGGGGCTCTAAGCTGGCTGTGCCACAGCACCCTggctggaagaggagatggtgaAGTAGGGAAACTGCATCAGCCAGGGGCTGAAAAATCAGGATGTGCTGCTCTGCAAGGGCAGCCCGGAGCTGCAGCCCGCTGCTGTAACTGCAGTTTGGTACATGCCAGGGTGGAGCAGGGCCCCTGGCTGAGCAGAGTCACTCCCCTGccaaatgcttttatttggaaatgagtcattagaacaaggaaaaaaaaaaccaaacccacacaTCGCTAGCTGATCAcagataaaaacatttcataaaatgaaagcagaagctTAAATGATTGTGAAGACTAAAATACATGATGTGCCACACACTATCTCCTGGTCCCCAGCCGTTTCTAATGCTCTCATGGCTCTGAGCAGGTATTGCTACATGTCAGCAACAGACCCTGTAAGGACTTCTGGAGAGCACCTGCT includes:
- the CCDC68 gene encoding coiled-coil domain-containing protein 68 isoform X1; the encoded protein is MSSASKEERNARIVMTTLLLTEQITQEDRGSEGKYVLYGSSCSQITEEAEYVKKQFPQVSDNKPESKSSVWSCGPVVRTMKETEEQLLLVSRENQVLKIKLEATREAGVQALRSASQKLYENYQTRSEELKKSHEKEKQQIQTYHLQQEEKLQQSSKTTSRLAEGIREKCTCIAEMEKQVQRMEEEKKTLIEKKMSLEKMLQQMMSRNEDAKRCLDLQRQISTLREQICHLQWVIQAQQRSLRSVIQEAEELNNELRSQDKKIEDLTEKLSALEAQNKELKDRVEFWSGQPKAKVSKAVWTDTPRDYASPYLMLTRLRKQES
- the CCDC68 gene encoding coiled-coil domain-containing protein 68 isoform X2, producing MSSASKEERNARIVMTTLLLTEQITQEDRGSEGKYVLYGSSCSQITEEAEYVKKFPQVSDNKPESKSSVWSCGPVVRTMKETEEQLLLVSRENQVLKIKLEATREAGVQALRSASQKLYENYQTRSEELKKSHEKEKQQIQTYHLQQEEKLQQSSKTTSRLAEGIREKCTCIAEMEKQVQRMEEEKKTLIEKKMSLEKMLQQMMSRNEDAKRCLDLQRQISTLREQICHLQWVIQAQQRSLRSVIQEAEELNNELRSQDKKIEDLTEKLSALEAQNKELKDRVEFWSGQPKAKVSKAVWTDTPRDYASPYLMLTRLRKQES